One region of Wyeomyia smithii strain HCP4-BCI-WySm-NY-G18 chromosome 3, ASM2978416v1, whole genome shotgun sequence genomic DNA includes:
- the LOC129728704 gene encoding uncharacterized protein LOC129728704, which translates to MTYQAIIDVLERHFNPQPLEISENFRFKCRKQGDKNASSPDETIDEYLTALRRIAVTCNFGNYLETALRNQLVFGMKSNDIRARLLERRQLTLADARDVAVGMELSLKGGAGIEGAYAKQKVHALHNQQGKAENKKVGGSSQSSGKPATDLQCYRCGDKSHLAKKCRHLNTVCSYCKIKGHLERVCMKKTAANRGESSRQGSKLSTVKASHIDVREGRDAKKASSGDVIVGEICSPVSIINTQYYDKHFRNIKLRNSDLNLVSYCNTDIQIKGVLDADVECDVTKERLPLYVVNSGKHPLLGREWLKVLAVDWSSILQSSGTVHAINPLNISNALNELFATIRICGDYKQTVNPNLKVDQHPLSTVDELFASLAGGDKFSKIDLVQAYLQLEVAPEDREILTLNTHHLIILQGVDGVSVFLDDIKITGPNDAVHLSRLEEVLRRLDQYNIRVNRAKCEFLTNKIEYCGYLIDREGIHKVQKKMDAIQFMPRPKNKDEVRSFVGFINYYGRFFDNLSIMLYPLNNLLKETVELKWTEECEHSFYTVKQQMQSERCLVHYSPELPLLLATDASPYGLGAVLSHVYPDGSERPIQFASQTLNATQQKYMQVDQEAYAIIFGVKKYFQYLYGWRFILVTDNHAVTKIFSEHKGLPVMSALRMQHYAGCRDEPNRNPSGDSKGVFRKLLVRTKIFKRFSKVCGMDKQLMGKIGLASIERNLRFKMDACCEEFACTFRLSFESVFLQSSILPISV; encoded by the exons ATGACGTATCAAGCGATTATCGATGTTTTGGAAAGACACTTTAATCCGCAGCCTCTCGAAATTAGCGAAAACTTCCGTTTCAAATGCCGAAAACAGGGCGACAAAAATGCCAGCTCGCCGGATGAGACTATCGACGAATACCTCACTGCACTGAGGAGAATTGCAGTGACATGCAATTTTGGTAATTATTTGGAGACCGCTTTGAGAAATCAGCTCGTTTTTGGAATGAAGAGTAACGACATACGAGCACGGCTGCTAGAGCGACGACAGTTGACACTGGCTGATGCAAGGGATGTCGCAGTAGGTATGGAATTGTCACTCAAAGGTGGAGCTGGAATAGAAGGAGCCTATGCCAAACAGAAAGTACATGCTTTACATAACCAACAAGGTAAGGCTGAAAATAAGAAAGTGGGTGGATCAAGCCAGTCTAGTGGCAAACCCGCTACTGATTTACAATGCTACCGTTGCGGTGACAAATCGCACTTAGCTAAAAAGTGCCGGCATTTGAACACAGTGTGTtcttattgcaaaattaaaggCCATCTAGAACGAGTGTGCATGAAAAAAACTGCTGCGAATAGAGGTGAGTCTAGCCGACAGGGTTCAAAACTAAGTACGGTGAAAGCCAGTCACATTGACGTACGCGAAGGTCGTGATGCCAAAAAGGCCAGTAGCGGTGACGTTATAGTGGGAGAAATAT GTAGTCCCGTTAGCATAATTAATACCCAATACTACGATAAACACTTCCGGAATATTAAATTGCGAAACAGTGACTTGAATCTGGTTAGTTACTGCAACACAGATATACAAATCAAGGGAGTGTTGGATGCTGACGTGGAATGTGACGTAACGAAAGAGCGTTTGCCTTTGTATGTAGTAAATTCGGGAAAACATCCCCTGCTTGGCCGAGAGTGGCTTAAAGTATTAGCGGTGGACTggagttctattttgcaatctTCAGGGACAGTTCACGcgattaatccactcaacatTTCCAACGCCTTGAATGAGCTTTTCGCAAC AATTAGGATCTGCGGGGATTATAAACAAACGGTCAATCCAAACTTAAAAGTGGATCAGCATCCACTGTCCACAGTAGATGAGTTGTTCGCGTCGTTGGCAGGAGGTGATAAGTTTTCTAAAATTGATCTGGTACAAGCGTATCTCCAACTTGAAGTGGCCCCAGAAGATAGAGAGATACTGACGTTAAATACACACC ATTTAATCATTTTACAAGGAGTTGACGGTGTAAGTGTGTTTTTGGATGATATTAAAATAACGGGCCCCAATGATGCGGTTCATTTGAGTCGGCTTGAAGAAGTCTTGCGTAGGCTGGATCAGTACAACATTCGGGTTAATAGAGCGAAGTGCGAATTTTTGACGAACAAAATTGAATATTGCGGATATCTGATCGATCGAGAAGGTATTCATAAGGTACAGAAAAAGATGGATGCCATTCAGTTTATGCCGCGACCGAAAAATAAAGATGAGGTGCGGTCGTTTGTCGGCTTCATCAATTACTACGGTCGCTTTTTCGATAATTTGAGTATCATGCTTTACccgctgaacaatttgctcaaAGAAACGGTCGAGTTAAAATGGACAGAAGAATGTGAGCATTCGTTTTACACGGTCAAACAACAAATGCAGTCGGAAAGATGCTTGGTGCATTATTCGCCAGAGTTACCCCTACTCCTGGCTACAGATGCTTCACCTTACGGCCTAGGGGCTGTTCTAAGTCATGTCTATCCGGATGGTTCCGAACGCCCAATACAATTCGCGTCACAGACGCTTAATGCTACACAACAAAAGTACATGCAAGTAGACCAGGAGGCTTACGCTATTATATTCGGTGTCAAAAAGTACTTTCAATATTTGTACGGATGGAGATTTATACTGGTTACGGACAATCATGCGGTTACGAAGATCTTTAGCGAACACAAGGGCCTTCCCGTGATGTCTGCATTGAGGATGCAGCATTATGCTGGATGCAGAGATGAACCAAATCGAAACCCTTCCGGTGACAGCAAAGGAGTTTTTCGCAAGCTACTAGTGAGGacgaaaatattcaaacgtTTCTCCAAGGTTTGCGGTATGGACAAGCAGTTGATGGGAAAGATCGGTTTGGCATCGATCGAACGGAATTTACGATTCAAAATGGATGCTTGTTGCGAGGAATTCGCGTGTACGTTCCGGTTAAGCTTCGAGAGCGTGTTCTTGCAGAGCTCCATTCTACCCATTTCGGTATAA